Proteins from a single region of Prosthecobacter vanneervenii:
- a CDS encoding ribbon-helix-helix domain-containing protein, translating to MTHRATFALDEGTTTRIKSLAKLWKVSQAEVVRRAVSLADKPATRPDPVAMLQQLHNSGEGLSAKAAKAYLAEVREDRKKGRGA from the coding sequence ATGACCCACCGTGCTACGTTTGCCCTCGACGAAGGAACCACCACGCGCATCAAGAGCCTTGCGAAATTGTGGAAAGTTTCTCAAGCCGAGGTGGTAAGACGTGCTGTATCGCTGGCAGACAAGCCTGCAACACGTCCTGATCCAGTGGCCATGCTCCAGCAACTGCACAACTCCGGGGAAGGCCTTTCTGCCAAAGCTGCCAAAGCATATCTGGCCGAAGTGCGCGAAGATCGCAAAAAGGGGCGTGGGGCATGA
- a CDS encoding NADP-dependent isocitrate dehydrogenase has protein sequence MSAKIIYTLTDEAPLLATFSFLPIVQAFTKPAGITVETRDISLAGRILANFPDFLTDAQKQSDDLAYLGKLCLEPTTNIIKLPNISASVPQLKAAIAELQSKGYAVPNLPENPQTDAEKDIKARYAKVMGSAVNPVLREGNSDRRAPKAVKDYAKAHPHSMGKWSADSKTSVGTMGKDDFFSNEKSVCVPAATDVKIEFIGADGTTKVLKDKTPLKAGEILDATRMSKKALVAFIEAQLEKAKAEGVLFSLHMKATMMKVSDPIIFGHAVRVFFKDVLAKHSATLAEIGVELNNGFGDLVAKLSKLPAEKKAEIEADIQAAYASRPALAMVNSDKGITNLHVPSDVIVDASMPAMIRGGGKMWNAAGKEQDTLAVIPDSSYAGVYQAVIDFCKKNGALDPKTMGSVPNVGLMAQAAEEYGSHNKTFEIPADGTVRVTDSAGTVLLEHAVEAGDIWRACQTKDAPIQDWVKLAVNRARASKTPAVFWLDKNRAHDAQIIAKVEKYLKDHDTTGLDLRILPPAEACTFSLERIVKGEDTISVTGNVLRDYNTDLFPILEVGTSAKMLSIVPLMNGGGLFETGAGGSAPKHVQQFLEENYLRWDSLGEFFALAPSFEHIAENFSLPKAKVLADTLDAATGKFLENDRSPGRKLGTIDNRGSHFYLALYWAQALAAQTADAELQAKFKPIAEELTANESKIVAELLAVQGQPADVGGYYKPDTAKADAALRPSATFNAVLAKV, from the coding sequence ATGTCCGCCAAGATCATCTACACCCTGACCGACGAAGCTCCACTGCTGGCCACTTTTTCCTTCCTGCCCATCGTGCAGGCCTTCACCAAGCCGGCCGGAATCACGGTGGAAACGCGCGACATCTCCCTGGCGGGCCGTATTTTGGCAAACTTCCCCGATTTCCTGACCGACGCACAGAAGCAGTCCGATGACCTCGCATACCTCGGCAAACTCTGCCTGGAGCCCACCACCAACATCATCAAGCTGCCAAACATCTCCGCCTCCGTGCCGCAGCTGAAGGCCGCCATCGCCGAGCTGCAGAGCAAGGGCTACGCCGTGCCAAACCTCCCCGAAAACCCGCAGACGGACGCCGAGAAGGACATCAAGGCCCGCTACGCCAAGGTCATGGGCAGCGCCGTGAACCCTGTGCTGCGCGAGGGCAACAGCGACCGCCGCGCCCCCAAGGCTGTGAAGGACTACGCCAAGGCCCACCCCCACTCCATGGGCAAGTGGAGCGCCGACTCCAAGACCAGCGTGGGCACCATGGGCAAGGACGACTTCTTCTCCAATGAGAAATCCGTCTGCGTGCCCGCCGCCACGGACGTGAAGATCGAATTCATCGGCGCGGACGGCACCACTAAGGTGCTGAAGGACAAGACCCCGCTGAAGGCCGGCGAGATCCTCGACGCCACCCGCATGAGCAAGAAAGCGCTCGTGGCCTTCATCGAGGCCCAGCTTGAGAAAGCCAAGGCCGAGGGCGTGCTTTTCTCCCTGCACATGAAGGCCACCATGATGAAGGTCAGCGACCCCATCATCTTCGGCCACGCCGTGCGCGTGTTCTTCAAGGACGTGCTGGCCAAGCACAGCGCCACGCTGGCTGAGATCGGTGTGGAGCTTAACAACGGCTTCGGCGACCTCGTGGCCAAGCTCTCCAAGCTGCCTGCGGAGAAGAAGGCCGAGATCGAGGCCGACATCCAGGCCGCCTACGCCAGCCGCCCCGCGCTGGCCATGGTGAACAGCGACAAAGGCATCACCAACCTGCACGTGCCGAGCGATGTGATCGTGGATGCCTCCATGCCCGCCATGATCCGTGGCGGTGGCAAGATGTGGAACGCTGCCGGCAAGGAGCAGGACACGCTCGCCGTCATCCCGGACAGCAGCTACGCCGGTGTATACCAGGCCGTGATCGACTTCTGCAAAAAGAACGGCGCTCTGGACCCCAAGACCATGGGCAGCGTGCCCAATGTGGGCCTCATGGCCCAGGCCGCCGAAGAGTACGGCAGCCACAACAAGACCTTTGAAATCCCCGCCGACGGCACCGTGCGTGTGACTGACAGCGCCGGCACCGTGCTGCTGGAGCACGCCGTGGAGGCCGGAGACATCTGGCGCGCCTGCCAGACCAAGGACGCCCCCATTCAGGACTGGGTGAAGCTGGCCGTGAACCGCGCCCGCGCCTCCAAGACCCCAGCCGTCTTCTGGCTGGACAAGAACCGCGCCCACGACGCACAGATCATCGCCAAGGTGGAAAAGTACCTCAAGGATCACGACACCACCGGCCTGGACCTCCGCATCCTCCCGCCCGCCGAAGCCTGCACCTTCTCCCTGGAGCGCATCGTCAAAGGAGAGGACACCATCTCCGTGACCGGCAACGTGCTGCGCGACTACAACACCGACCTCTTCCCCATCCTGGAAGTGGGCACCTCCGCCAAGATGCTCTCCATTGTCCCGCTCATGAACGGCGGCGGCCTGTTTGAGACCGGTGCCGGCGGCTCCGCTCCGAAGCACGTGCAGCAGTTCCTCGAAGAAAACTACCTGCGCTGGGACAGCCTCGGCGAGTTCTTCGCCCTTGCCCCCAGCTTCGAGCACATCGCCGAAAACTTCAGCCTGCCCAAGGCCAAGGTCCTCGCCGACACCCTCGACGCCGCCACCGGCAAGTTCCTCGAAAACGATCGCAGCCCCGGCCGCAAGCTCGGCACCATCGACAACCGCGGCAGCCACTTCTACCTCGCCCTCTACTGGGCCCAGGCCCTCGCCGCCCAGACGGCAGACGCCGAACTGCAGGCCAAGTTCAAACCCATCGCCGAAGAGCTGACGGCCAACGAATCCAAGATCGTCGCCGAACTCCTCGCTGTGCAGGGCCAGCCCGCCGACGTGGGCGGGTATTACAAGCCGGACACCGCCAAAGCCGATGCCGCACTGCGTCCGAGCGCGACGTTCAATGCGGTGCTGGCGAAGGTGTAA
- a CDS encoding GDSL-type esterase/lipase family protein, which yields MRLLFLPLLLLSGAAAIAADAPTLHPKASALPFTHQGPFVTTADGGVLCIDARNALRSTDEGHTWSSTPLFAEAKKYNVSNERTLLRTREGVIISAWMNGAERLAPKRWGWGNPSVDWKAFVLPTYSCRSTDDGKTWETPVLLSTPWCGCIHSMIQMKSGRIVLVGQEIIPQWRHATVMWASDDVGKTWQRGDVLDYGVGAHDHAGSIEGSVVERKDGSLYLLLRTESGFLWEATSRDGLKWEGLKQTPIASVTCCPQMARLSDGRIALLWNAPPRHDPKNGTSRVELSLAFSDDETATWTKPVIVAANYVAGGRVSYPYLYERKPGELWITTMQGGLRMKVNAADLGAGEIPVFVPPPKPVPKPGGIVMFGDSTTAPRGSLKVYATRVEQGLQSIGSSMGVYNAGIGGNTTQDALKRLQSDVLNHQPRVVVMQFGINDSAVDVWKKPPATTSRVPLEDFIRNYRTLIQTAQKQGAKVILMTPNPLRWTSKLRELYGHPPYDPAAEDGFESAALVRYNEAVRQLAAELKLPLLDVHAAYPAFAAKHQTTIDEMLLDGMHPGDLGHQLVAELLVPAIREAVRGR from the coding sequence ATGCGCCTGCTCTTTCTTCCGCTGCTCCTGCTCTCCGGCGCCGCCGCTATTGCGGCAGATGCGCCCACGCTGCATCCAAAAGCCTCTGCGCTGCCATTCACGCATCAGGGCCCCTTTGTCACCACGGCAGACGGCGGGGTGCTGTGCATCGATGCCAGGAATGCACTTCGCAGCACTGATGAAGGCCACACCTGGAGCAGCACGCCTTTGTTTGCCGAGGCAAAGAAGTACAACGTGAGCAACGAGCGCACTCTGCTGCGCACGCGTGAAGGGGTGATCATCTCCGCCTGGATGAACGGCGCGGAACGTCTGGCACCCAAGCGCTGGGGCTGGGGTAATCCTAGCGTGGATTGGAAGGCCTTTGTGCTGCCCACCTACTCCTGCCGCAGTACCGACGATGGCAAAACCTGGGAGACGCCCGTACTGCTCAGCACGCCATGGTGCGGCTGCATCCACTCCATGATCCAGATGAAGTCCGGCCGCATCGTGCTGGTGGGGCAGGAGATCATCCCGCAGTGGCGGCACGCCACGGTCATGTGGGCCTCGGATGATGTTGGGAAAACATGGCAGCGTGGCGATGTGCTGGACTACGGCGTGGGTGCGCACGACCACGCGGGCTCCATCGAGGGCAGTGTGGTGGAAAGAAAAGACGGCTCGCTCTACCTGCTGCTGCGCACGGAGTCGGGCTTTCTGTGGGAAGCCACCTCGCGCGATGGCCTGAAATGGGAGGGGCTGAAGCAGACGCCAATCGCTTCCGTCACCTGCTGCCCGCAGATGGCGCGCCTGAGCGATGGCCGCATCGCCCTGCTGTGGAATGCGCCGCCGCGCCATGATCCGAAGAATGGCACCAGCCGCGTGGAGCTGTCGCTCGCGTTTTCAGACGATGAAACGGCTACTTGGACCAAGCCGGTGATCGTGGCGGCGAATTACGTGGCAGGTGGCCGCGTCTCCTATCCCTACCTCTACGAGCGCAAACCCGGCGAGCTATGGATCACCACCATGCAGGGCGGCCTGCGGATGAAGGTGAACGCAGCCGACCTCGGCGCGGGGGAGATCCCCGTCTTTGTCCCGCCACCCAAACCCGTGCCAAAGCCGGGAGGCATTGTCATGTTTGGCGACTCCACGACGGCACCGCGCGGCAGCCTCAAGGTCTATGCCACGCGGGTGGAACAGGGGCTGCAGAGCATCGGCTCCTCGATGGGGGTTTACAATGCCGGCATCGGTGGCAATACCACGCAGGATGCGCTGAAGCGTCTGCAAAGCGACGTCCTGAATCACCAGCCGCGTGTGGTGGTGATGCAGTTTGGCATCAATGACTCCGCCGTGGATGTGTGGAAAAAGCCGCCCGCCACCACCTCGCGCGTGCCTTTGGAAGACTTCATCCGTAACTACCGCACCCTCATCCAGACCGCACAGAAGCAGGGCGCCAAGGTCATCCTCATGACGCCCAACCCGCTGCGCTGGACCTCCAAGCTGCGCGAGCTCTACGGCCACCCGCCCTACGATCCCGCGGCTGAAGACGGCTTTGAGTCCGCCGCTCTCGTCCGCTACAATGAAGCCGTGCGCCAGCTGGCCGCCGAGCTGAAGCTGCCGCTGCTGGACGTGCACGCCGCCTACCCGGCCTTTGCCGCGAAGCACCAGACCACCATCGACGAGATGCTGCTGGACGGCATGCACCCCGGAGACCTTGGCCACCAGCTCGTGGCAGAGCTTCTCGTGCCCGCCATCCGCGAAGCCGTTCGCGGCAGGTAG
- a CDS encoding DUF4838 domain-containing protein: MRPTTTAPLFAAAFLTLSSLQAADVHIVQDGQPRAEIIITENPTRMQRVAAQEFRTNIEKISGARLPIVTQPSGKAVKVFIGASKLNPVKAEGLKDGAYRMQSGADWLALVGDDTDFVPTDPWARHNGDIPRAQAEFQKIVAAPYGMPNPGLYKNKLRLPGDTGKADGAATAKNETLDIWGLDERGSFNAVTAFFHKLGARWYLPGELGEVMPSMKTIALPPMDETVKPDFPLRQFNFRFATAGYDTSMWMMHLGTRNDDRWLIAHGMDGMTGNDATFAAHPEWFALYGGKRDYTRGSSTNQLCYSNDELFRETVRYARALLDTYPVKSVSIMPPDGYTSICQCEKCKGKDSPERNERGLLSDYVWDFVNRVAKEIGKSHPQAKVLNCAYGVYTLPPLKIGKLEPNVVVCIVGGRRPLNKAARKSDEQSAPEALRAAWAKKTDTPLMIFENYPFTDRGWYLPAFAPHALGDSVNATKGLSQGEDIWLSARQDFKEVGIGFNHFMVYFTARMYWGGRNADVDAMFREYCQLFYGPAAQEMQAFFTYCEEHWNAMEDDKAQADAALALFAKAQAQADAVSVHGKRIALIDDFLKGLRMKCQQLAQQRGPVPIVRLVGEAKDIVIDGKLDDAYWQNCPAASTGKLRELQTGRVPTFGTSFKVGWQRGSLCVAIRCDEHPGDKPNNTTTRDDDQALWHGDAVEIELATETHSYYQIAISPAGHIVDLDRGAARDRWFEWDAKAEVATHIADDHWTAEIRIPVTQDENDPLHQVIGREPTPSLPWHINVCRQRIREDGQELSALSPTGTEGFHEPLKFAHFYHGNSRAFPEDPAVTDFALSFRDATQKRQAEAFLKLAEGKITPFQKATALEQAAAYSRGEAAPIIERIPVEAVKKAAQMQFLLAQSKAPEVIAQFADEDFNKWPFWKRGAGYHTRGYAYSIVKQGDKAEADLSAALPWTSEPRTRDALLLALGQNRERNLHDDAQALAAYEAIVAERAHIGGADEYGALQGIARILTRRGKYDEAMAALNRAEPDKLRGVWRDNIQKSIDEVQKARGQ; the protein is encoded by the coding sequence ATGCGCCCAACCACCACCGCACCGTTATTCGCCGCCGCATTCCTGACGCTTTCCTCGCTGCAGGCTGCAGATGTCCATATCGTGCAGGACGGCCAGCCGCGTGCGGAGATCATCATCACAGAGAATCCCACACGTATGCAGCGGGTGGCCGCGCAGGAGTTTCGCACGAACATCGAGAAGATCAGCGGTGCGCGCCTGCCCATAGTCACGCAGCCCAGCGGCAAGGCAGTGAAGGTTTTTATCGGAGCCAGCAAGCTCAACCCGGTGAAGGCGGAGGGTCTGAAGGATGGTGCCTACCGGATGCAGTCCGGCGCCGACTGGCTGGCGCTGGTGGGAGACGACACGGACTTTGTGCCCACGGATCCCTGGGCCAGACACAATGGCGACATCCCCCGTGCGCAGGCGGAGTTTCAAAAGATTGTCGCCGCGCCGTATGGCATGCCAAATCCCGGCTTGTACAAAAACAAGCTGCGCCTGCCCGGAGACACCGGCAAGGCGGACGGAGCCGCCACCGCCAAGAACGAGACCCTGGACATCTGGGGTCTCGATGAACGCGGCAGCTTCAATGCGGTAACCGCTTTTTTCCACAAGCTCGGCGCGCGCTGGTACCTGCCCGGAGAGCTTGGCGAGGTGATGCCATCCATGAAAACCATCGCACTGCCACCGATGGATGAAACCGTGAAGCCAGACTTCCCACTGCGGCAGTTCAATTTCCGCTTTGCCACCGCAGGCTATGACACCTCCATGTGGATGATGCACCTCGGCACGCGCAATGACGACCGCTGGCTCATCGCCCACGGCATGGACGGCATGACGGGGAATGACGCCACCTTTGCCGCGCATCCGGAGTGGTTTGCGCTGTATGGTGGGAAACGTGACTACACACGCGGCAGCAGCACCAACCAGCTCTGCTACTCCAATGACGAGCTCTTTCGCGAGACTGTGCGCTACGCCCGCGCCCTGCTGGACACCTACCCGGTGAAGTCCGTCTCCATCATGCCGCCGGACGGCTACACATCCATCTGCCAGTGCGAGAAATGCAAAGGCAAGGACTCGCCGGAGCGCAATGAACGCGGCCTGCTGAGCGATTACGTGTGGGACTTTGTGAACCGCGTGGCCAAGGAGATCGGGAAATCACATCCGCAGGCCAAGGTACTGAACTGCGCTTATGGAGTGTACACGCTGCCGCCGCTGAAGATCGGCAAGCTGGAGCCCAATGTGGTCGTGTGCATCGTGGGCGGCCGCCGCCCGCTGAACAAGGCCGCCCGCAAGAGTGATGAGCAGTCAGCCCCGGAAGCCCTCCGCGCCGCCTGGGCGAAGAAGACGGACACCCCCCTCATGATCTTTGAAAACTATCCCTTCACCGATCGCGGCTGGTACCTGCCCGCCTTCGCACCGCATGCGCTGGGAGATTCCGTGAACGCGACGAAAGGCCTCTCGCAGGGGGAGGACATCTGGCTCTCCGCGCGTCAGGACTTCAAGGAGGTGGGCATCGGCTTCAACCACTTCATGGTTTACTTCACCGCGCGCATGTACTGGGGCGGCAGGAATGCGGATGTGGACGCCATGTTCCGCGAATACTGCCAGCTCTTTTACGGTCCCGCCGCGCAGGAGATGCAGGCCTTCTTCACTTACTGCGAGGAGCACTGGAACGCGATGGAGGACGACAAGGCGCAGGCGGATGCCGCGCTGGCGCTCTTTGCCAAAGCACAGGCGCAGGCCGACGCGGTGAGCGTGCATGGAAAACGCATCGCGCTCATCGATGACTTTCTCAAAGGCCTGCGGATGAAGTGCCAGCAGCTGGCCCAGCAGCGCGGGCCGGTGCCCATCGTGCGGCTTGTGGGAGAAGCGAAAGACATCGTCATCGATGGAAAGCTCGACGACGCCTACTGGCAGAACTGCCCCGCCGCCTCCACCGGAAAACTGCGCGAGCTGCAGACCGGACGCGTGCCCACCTTTGGCACCAGCTTCAAGGTGGGCTGGCAGCGCGGCAGCCTCTGCGTGGCCATCCGCTGCGACGAACACCCCGGCGACAAGCCGAACAACACCACCACGCGCGATGATGACCAGGCGCTCTGGCATGGCGATGCCGTGGAGATCGAGCTCGCCACGGAAACGCACTCCTACTACCAGATCGCCATCAGCCCGGCGGGGCACATCGTGGACCTGGACCGTGGCGCGGCACGTGACCGGTGGTTTGAGTGGGACGCGAAAGCGGAGGTGGCCACGCACATCGCGGACGATCATTGGACGGCGGAGATCCGCATCCCCGTGACGCAGGACGAAAACGATCCGCTGCATCAGGTCATCGGCCGCGAGCCCACGCCCAGCCTGCCCTGGCACATCAATGTGTGCCGCCAGCGCATTCGTGAAGACGGGCAGGAGCTCAGCGCGCTCTCCCCCACCGGCACGGAGGGCTTTCATGAGCCGCTGAAGTTCGCGCATTTCTACCACGGCAACTCACGCGCATTTCCAGAGGACCCCGCTGTCACGGACTTCGCACTCAGCTTCCGCGATGCCACGCAGAAGCGCCAGGCGGAGGCCTTCCTCAAGCTGGCGGAAGGGAAGATCACCCCCTTCCAAAAAGCCACCGCTCTGGAGCAGGCCGCAGCTTACAGCCGTGGCGAAGCCGCGCCCATCATCGAGCGCATCCCGGTGGAGGCGGTGAAGAAAGCCGCGCAGATGCAGTTCCTGCTCGCCCAGAGCAAGGCACCGGAAGTCATCGCGCAATTTGCGGACGAGGACTTCAACAAGTGGCCCTTCTGGAAGCGCGGCGCGGGCTATCACACGCGCGGCTACGCCTACTCCATCGTCAAACAGGGAGACAAGGCCGAGGCCGACCTCAGCGCCGCCCTGCCCTGGACCAGCGAGCCGCGCACGCGCGATGCCCTGCTGCTGGCCCTGGGACAAAACCGTGAGCGCAACCTGCACGACGATGCACAGGCCCTGGCCGCTTATGAGGCCATCGTGGCAGAGCGTGCACACATCGGCGGAGCAGATGAATACGGCGCGCTTCAGGGCATCGCCCGCATCCTGACTCGGCGCGGCAAGTACGATGAAGCCATGGCAGCCCTGAACCGCGCCGAGCCGGACAAGCTGCGTGGCGTGTGGCGGGACAACATTCAGAAATCCATCGACGAGGTGCAAAAAGCACGAGGACAGTGA
- a CDS encoding alpha/beta hydrolase fold domain-containing protein gives MPSLRLLLFCFVACVSQAAEPEKLMLAHYMPWYATQQVSGSWGWHWTMGHYHPEQRKWDGKREAASHDYPLIGLYDSGDDEALECQVLLMKLAGLDGVIIDWYGTSTHNDYAVNHEHTLMLIPWLKKAGLRFAICYEDQAIGQMKLKPGDDVKQGLQDLQWAEKHWFHDASYVKQDGRPVLLVFGPQHFKQAQWDQLRAALPSKPMLFGLPHLSKTHGMDGSYGWPPVSGGKAISTEKWHAELEALYARGTAGEAIIASAFPGFKDIYKQAGVHESYGSIAPRSGQTLAESLDMAQKSGAALIQVATWNDYGEGTVIEPTHNLGYRYLEMLQQRSAAPKCSAADLRLPVMLYQLRKRSSRNAKLGKELNQAAAFLFEAKGTEAEAVLAGVRDALGQQPARFSDTPDEADENYRLHTELLYREEKDITPAMNQRCRLDVYAPAKQKSFPTLVWFHGGGLTAGERFIPLQLRNQGIAVVAVNYRLSPGVKAPAYIEDAAAAIAWTFKHIPDFGGSADQIFVGGHSAGAYLSLMTGLDRKWLAAHDIDASRIAGLIPLSPQVITHFAIRDERGIAELQPLVDDMAPLYHIRKDAAPILLVTGDREKEMMGRYEENAYFWRMLKLVGHKDVTFHELAGFSHGGMPEPAFPLVLKFIQEHRSKQPSPAASGIPQ, from the coding sequence ATGCCATCCCTCCGTCTCCTTCTTTTCTGTTTCGTCGCATGTGTCAGCCAGGCCGCGGAGCCGGAGAAGCTCATGCTCGCGCATTACATGCCCTGGTATGCCACCCAGCAGGTGAGCGGCAGCTGGGGCTGGCACTGGACCATGGGCCACTACCACCCCGAGCAGCGGAAGTGGGATGGCAAGCGCGAGGCCGCCTCGCATGACTACCCGCTGATCGGTCTGTATGACTCGGGCGACGATGAGGCGCTGGAGTGCCAGGTGCTGCTCATGAAGCTGGCCGGTCTCGACGGTGTCATCATCGACTGGTACGGCACGAGCACGCACAACGACTACGCCGTGAACCATGAGCACACGCTCATGCTCATCCCCTGGCTGAAAAAGGCGGGCCTGCGTTTTGCCATCTGCTATGAGGACCAGGCTATCGGGCAGATGAAGCTGAAGCCCGGCGACGATGTGAAGCAGGGCCTGCAGGATTTGCAGTGGGCCGAGAAGCATTGGTTCCATGATGCCTCCTATGTGAAGCAGGACGGCCGCCCCGTGCTGCTTGTCTTTGGGCCGCAGCATTTCAAGCAGGCGCAGTGGGACCAGCTGCGTGCCGCGCTGCCTTCCAAGCCCATGCTCTTCGGCCTGCCACATCTCTCCAAGACGCACGGTATGGACGGCAGCTACGGCTGGCCGCCGGTGAGCGGAGGCAAGGCGATCTCCACCGAAAAGTGGCACGCGGAGCTGGAGGCGCTGTATGCGCGCGGCACAGCCGGTGAAGCGATCATCGCCAGCGCCTTTCCGGGATTTAAAGACATCTACAAGCAGGCCGGCGTGCACGAGAGCTACGGCAGCATCGCCCCGCGTTCCGGGCAGACCTTGGCGGAGTCATTGGACATGGCACAGAAGAGCGGCGCAGCGCTCATCCAGGTGGCCACCTGGAATGACTATGGCGAGGGCACCGTCATCGAGCCCACGCATAATCTGGGCTACCGCTACCTGGAGATGCTGCAGCAGCGCAGTGCTGCACCGAAATGCAGCGCGGCCGATCTGCGCCTGCCCGTGATGCTCTATCAGCTCCGCAAGCGCAGCAGCAGAAATGCGAAGCTCGGCAAAGAGCTGAACCAAGCCGCAGCATTTCTGTTTGAAGCCAAAGGCACCGAAGCCGAGGCCGTGCTGGCCGGAGTCCGGGACGCGCTGGGACAGCAACCGGCCCGCTTCTCCGACACACCTGACGAGGCGGATGAAAACTACCGCCTGCACACCGAGCTGCTGTATCGGGAGGAAAAGGACATCACCCCTGCAATGAACCAGCGCTGCCGTCTGGACGTGTATGCCCCTGCAAAGCAGAAATCCTTTCCTACGCTCGTGTGGTTTCACGGCGGCGGTCTTACCGCAGGCGAACGCTTCATCCCCTTGCAGTTGCGTAATCAAGGCATCGCCGTGGTGGCGGTGAACTATCGCCTCAGTCCCGGTGTCAAAGCCCCCGCCTACATTGAGGACGCTGCGGCGGCCATCGCGTGGACGTTCAAGCACATCCCCGACTTCGGTGGCTCAGCGGATCAGATTTTCGTTGGCGGCCACTCGGCCGGAGCCTATCTCTCGCTCATGACAGGGCTCGATCGCAAGTGGCTCGCAGCTCATGACATCGACGCCAGCCGCATCGCCGGATTGATCCCGCTCAGCCCGCAGGTCATCACCCACTTTGCCATCCGCGACGAACGCGGCATCGCAGAGCTCCAGCCTCTGGTGGATGACATGGCGCCGCTCTATCACATCCGTAAAGATGCCGCGCCCATCCTGCTCGTCACCGGCGACCGTGAGAAGGAGATGATGGGCCGCTATGAAGAGAACGCGTACTTTTGGCGCATGCTCAAACTCGTCGGCCACAAGGACGTGACATTTCATGAGCTCGCTGGCTTCAGCCATGGCGGCATGCCTGAGCCCGCCTTCCCCCTGGTGCTGAAGTTCATTCAGGAACACCGCTCGAAGCAGCCCTCGCCTGCCGCCTCGGGAATTCCGCAGTGA
- a CDS encoding tetratricopeptide repeat protein, translating to MPTEASAKKTENEAAAKEKPRTAAKESLKETIAKAEKGEAEAQYTLGIRYMKGNGVTEDAAEAAKWFLEAAEQGHAGAQRELGMCHLLGQGMPQDPEAAVKWLRKAAEQKNVAAMKHLGACYSLGSGVAKDEREGLRWFRQAAELGDSDSQLEMGMAYFEGTGVSQDAMEAMRWFRMAAEKGDLNSQKILSTTLAQGQRVPQDLKESVKWTRKAAESGDADSQMRLGLALSLGAGVEMDAKKSLIWLRKAAEQDYAPALVEMGVSYMLGAGVERNEAEALKWFRKAADLGDADAQMKLGAAYFEGTGVEQNLAEAALLFRKAADQDFSPAQVALGGCYLKGTGVDQNLEEAIRLFRAAADKGDAAGQFALSLQYERGQGVELQLVEALKWCRLAAAQGHEIAEVHGTTLESTMTREQIIEATRLVEAWQPVPNSAPKPPPIPVQPK from the coding sequence ATGCCTACAGAAGCCTCCGCGAAGAAGACCGAAAATGAGGCTGCCGCAAAGGAAAAGCCCAGAACTGCTGCCAAGGAAAGCCTGAAAGAGACCATTGCCAAGGCTGAAAAGGGCGAGGCTGAGGCTCAATACACTCTTGGCATCCGCTACATGAAAGGCAATGGAGTGACCGAAGATGCAGCAGAGGCGGCCAAATGGTTTCTCGAAGCCGCAGAGCAGGGCCATGCCGGCGCGCAGCGCGAGCTGGGCATGTGCCATCTGCTGGGGCAGGGCATGCCGCAGGATCCTGAGGCTGCAGTAAAATGGCTGCGCAAGGCGGCGGAGCAAAAAAACGTGGCTGCCATGAAGCACCTGGGTGCCTGCTACAGCCTGGGCTCAGGAGTGGCAAAAGATGAACGCGAAGGTTTGCGCTGGTTTCGCCAGGCGGCTGAGCTTGGCGACTCTGACTCACAGCTGGAGATGGGCATGGCCTATTTTGAGGGAACGGGCGTGTCACAGGATGCCATGGAAGCCATGCGCTGGTTCCGCATGGCAGCTGAGAAGGGCGACCTGAACTCTCAAAAGATACTTTCCACAACCCTGGCCCAAGGCCAGCGCGTTCCGCAGGATCTCAAGGAGTCGGTTAAATGGACGCGTAAGGCGGCAGAGAGTGGCGACGCCGATTCTCAGATGCGTCTGGGACTTGCGCTTTCCTTGGGGGCAGGAGTGGAGATGGATGCTAAAAAATCCCTGATCTGGCTGCGCAAGGCGGCGGAGCAGGACTACGCGCCAGCGTTGGTGGAAATGGGCGTGAGCTACATGCTGGGCGCTGGAGTGGAGCGCAACGAAGCGGAAGCGCTGAAGTGGTTTCGTAAAGCGGCGGACCTGGGAGACGCGGATGCTCAGATGAAGCTGGGGGCAGCTTATTTTGAAGGCACCGGCGTGGAGCAAAACCTCGCCGAGGCGGCCCTCCTTTTCCGCAAGGCTGCAGACCAGGACTTTTCACCGGCGCAGGTGGCGCTGGGTGGCTGCTATCTGAAGGGCACCGGAGTAGATCAGAATCTGGAGGAGGCCATCAGGCTCTTCCGAGCCGCTGCTGATAAAGGAGACGCGGCAGGACAGTTTGCCCTGAGCCTCCAGTATGAGCGGGGACAGGGTGTGGAGCTTCAGCTAGTGGAGGCGCTGAAGTGGTGCCGGCTTGCTGCCGCACAGGGGCACGAAATAGCCGAGGTGCATGGAACCACGCTGGAGTCCACCATGACGCGTGAGCAGATCATTGAGGCCACACGACTTGTCGAGGCGTGGCAGCCAGTGCCGAATTCAGCCCCCAAGCCGCCACCCATACCCGTTCAGCCGAAGTAA